In Nicotiana tabacum cultivar K326 chromosome 19, ASM71507v2, whole genome shotgun sequence, one DNA window encodes the following:
- the LOC107791843 gene encoding uncharacterized protein LOC107791843, which translates to MALWMEAGSEPKTEKELADLDAISALKQSTAVELKEKGNEYVKTGKKHYSDAIDCYTRAINQNALSDTEQSILYSNRAHVNLLLGNYRRALQDAEDAAKLNPSNFKALYRAAKASFSLNLLAEAKEFCERGLQLSSSNEELKKLARQIDIQNSEKERRDAEVSKAVSSAKALVSAFETRELKIGKAMYQELTGRKKPTLDRNNILHWPVLLLYPEVMSSDFIEDFCETDMFSAHLDMMFSEGCPPLSWDKENAYTRDAIELYYEACAGVCLSKRDILRYLLEGTAASHVEDFGNEENGSAQSSTKDSISQADAPRWVNINEKRTLYDVLKEPSFVVTGIPVFWVVSRNSSFHKNFKSGNWAPPELA; encoded by the exons ATGGCGTTATGGATGGAGGCAGGTTCGGAACCAAAAACTGAGAAAGAATTGGCTGACCTCGATGCTATCTCCGCTCTCAAACAGTCTACCGCTGTTGAACTTAAG GAAAAAGGCAATGAATATGTCAAGACAGGCAAGAAGCATTATTCGGATGCTATTGATTGCTATACGAGGGCAATAAATCAGAATGCTTTAAGTGATACTGAACAGTCAATTCTCTATTCAAACAGAGCTCATGTCAATCTTCTCTTGGGAAATTATAGACGTGCACTCCAGGATGCAGAAGACGCAGCCAAATTAAATCCAAGTAATTTTAAG GCACTTTATAGAGCAGCAAAGGCATCATTTTCTCTGAATCTGTTGGCTGAAGCAAAAGAGTTCTGTGAGAGAGGTCTTCAGCTGTCGTCATCTAATGAAGAACTGAAGAAGCTTGCTAGGCAGATTGATATACAAAATTCAGAAAAGGAACGGCGTGATGCTGAAGTGTCTAAAGCAGTATCTTCTGCTAAG GCCCTTGTTTCTGCATTCGAAACTAGAGAATTGAAGATTGGGAAGGCCATGTATCAAGAACTCACTGGACGAAAAAAGCCAACATTAGACAGAAATAATATTCTTCATTGGCCCGTTCTTCTGCTGTATCCAGAGGTTATGTCCAGCGACTTCATAGAGGACTTCTGTGAGACTGACATGTTTTCAGCTCATCTTGATATG ATGTTTTCAGAAGGTTGTCCGCCTCTGTCATGGGATAAAGAAAATGCTTACACTCGTGATGCTATTGAGTTGTATTATGAG GCTTGTGCTGGAGTCTGTTTATCCAAGCGAGATATTCTTCGCTATCTGCTGGAAGGAACAGCTGCTTCTCATGTGGAAGACTTTGGTAATGAGGAGAACGGTTCTGCACAGAGTTCAACCAAGGATAGCATTTCACAAG CGGATGCTCCTAGATGGGTCAATATTAATGAGAAAAGAACACTTTATGATGTTCTAAAGGAACCGAG